Genomic window (Clarias gariepinus isolate MV-2021 ecotype Netherlands chromosome 4, CGAR_prim_01v2, whole genome shotgun sequence):
ATCAGAGATAAAGTTccaggtaataataataataataataataataataacaacgcTCGTCACGTATATCTCAGGTTCCCATCATGCCGTGCTGAGGGCCCACTCCGGGTGATGATCAGTTCCGGCCCTGCGTTTTCCCGTTATGTTGCACTCTCAGGGACTCTGCGCTCTTCCTGTACGCTCCCAGaggtgcgcgtgtgtgtgtgtgtgtgtgtgtgtttctgtcccGTCACGCCGTGGGCTCGGCTGTGTTGGATTGGGAGCCGCTCCCGACTCTGCCCCCCGTCTCTCTCTGCCCCTGTCCCCTCCTGCTCCGGTCGTTCTCCCACTCCACGAAGGAGTCGAAGAGGCTGGGCCAGGCCTCGTCCTCGCTGTAGTTGCTCAGGTCGGGCCCGACGCTCTGTGTGAAGTTCAGGAACATGTTCCAGGTGTCGCGCGAGATGCCGCGCACACCGCACGGGTTTTCTGACAGGAAGTGGAGCCAGCGCTCGAGCACGGGCGGCGTGTCCAGCGTGAACACCAGCCTCCAGAGGGCGATGGCGATGCAGCGCTGTAGTGAGCGCTGGCCCTCGCCGCAGTCCAGCCCGAACTGGAAGGTGAACCGGTACAAGTCCTTAAAGTTCTCCTCGGAGCGACAGTCGTCCATCATGGCTGAGAAACGCTGACAGATCCCCTGCACCGAGTCAGCACGGATCGCCTTACAGCCTTCCACAAACTCGtttctgcagagagagagagagagagagagagagagagaaaatgtctcacaatctaaaataaatcaaattttaaaggtttaaagttACTTGTATAGTGACATCAAAACCTAGACCTGACTGCcaattaaaactatttaattcacacacaaacaggttGTGACCCCTCACCTGGTGAATTTGCACATGGTTGCAGCCTGAAACTTCCAGGCCAGCACCAGCACCCTGAACTCGGCCGGGTCCACGTGCAGGTCGTTACAGAATCGCTCCATTCCTTCCTCCAAGATGGCGTCCTCGTGCTCGTCCTTATAACACAGAAACATCTCCTCTATGCGAGCCAGAGAAAGCCCCTCCCCATCCTGCGGCGGCTCCTCCTTCCTCACATCAAAAAGGGGTGTGGTCGTGGAGGTGTCCGTGGTCACCTCGGGCGACTTGGTGCCGTTGACATCGGCAGGAAACTTGGCCTCCTCTTTCGGCCCGCCTCCTCCGCTTCCTTTTTTGCCATGGGATTTCCCAGCATCCTTTTCACCACTTTTGCTGCCCAGAGAGGATGTGgggtttttacatttattcacgCACTGGCCCATGgtgttccctctctctctctctctcctgctgtctctcttcctctttatcACGCCTTCTCCTTCCtgaccctcctcctcctcctcaggcCCGCTCGGCTCCGGCTCTACGCCACCTGACAGCGGTCACCATGCCCTGAACAACAAcacggagaaaaaaaaacccacacacagtTACTCTGTGTGCCACAATCAGACCGTGTCAGTGTCGTAACAGCGTCAGAACCGCTAAAAATACCGTCACGTATCACGAATCAGAACCGGTCAGGGGGTTGTCCAGAATCAGAACTGATTAGAAACGGTTAGCATGTAGCACAGAATCAGAACCAGTCAGTGTGTCCTAACAGAATCATAACTGAACAAAATCGTTTACAGAATCATCTAGAATCAGAACCGGTCAGCATATGGTAACAGAATCAGAACCGGCCAGCGTGCCAGACCGAAGGCGTCACCATGATGAACTGGACCTGAATGCGTCGCTGTGTACTGAACATGAATCAGACAACAAGCTGCTAAAAACCTCAGGCATGTCGTGCTCTAACGGTCCTGGCGTTCCGCTCCAGAGCAGTGATTAGTGTTTATTGAAACGTCTCTACGTCAGTGAATCCTAACAGGCCTGTCTGTCTCCACCCTGATCATCTACACACTGCACTGCTACTGTCGGGGGAAACTCATATGCAAGAGCGCTAGACTATAAATAAACACGGAAGCGTACGTGAGCGTTCGTTGTCAGATTAGTGCTAAATCACACGTGTGTGAAGTCATGATGAGAGTGAGTCACAGGGCGGGTCGGCGGTGCGGCTGGATAACGATCCGCTCCTGGCCGTGACTGCCGATTAGATGCGTATTGTGCAACAGCAACACTCCCTCGGGTGTTTCGACACTCCAGCGGGGCGGAGACAAACACCACGGGTGGGGTGGAGTGGAGTCCTGAAAATATTCACTTTGAGGAACTTCTGCAGGTTCGCTGGGAAACGTGTGGagaaacatctcaccactgACATGGGCTCAGTGAGACGGTGAGGCATGAACCGCAGAGCGGAGAGccaacacacacagagtgtatgAACATAGGCAACACGGTCATGACCCTTAAAATTAAATCACTCCGACTGATTGTCATGCGGTAACGAATAAGACGCCCTGTGTAACTCCAGTGTTAACACCTGGTGTCCTGAGCGATGGGGTGAGAAGTGGACAGCGCAGAGGACATGAGTACACAGACTCTTTTAACTGAACCTGTGGAGACGTCTATTTTGtctatttttacagattcaatTAGGAGAAACCTGATTTTAGTGTTCTACTGATTTAGAGTCGGATCTGATGCCGACACCCCAGAACCTAAAAGGGTCAAAACCTGATCACTATGTCCCACAGCGTTAGACCCAGAGAGTCAGAATCAGTCGCCATGTCGTACTGACTCAGAGTCACTAAACCTGAAGCAGAGCTGGACACCTGTGAGCATTTCTATCCGTGCGACTCGTCTCTTCATCCTGATGGTTGAGGAAACGTCTCACTCTTGGctgttaaaacacatttttactaGTAAACACCCACAAAGATGGAACGGACCAATGACGAGCCTTACCTGAGCCTCGGAGCGGAGGACAGTGGTGTCATCTGAGAGGGGTCCATCGCCCAGAGGCCAGCATGGGTTAAcctgagagagacacacacacacacacacacagaaagcagATAATTAACTTTACATCAGCACCATGCTGGGTTCACTACAGTGAAGATtgacacgcacacagacacacatgcacacgcaacCCCCGGGGGGCTATTAGGATAATGTGTGTATCTATTTGTGTATTTGAGTAGCTTCCTTAcagcatgacacacacacacctgaacgcAAGAGACACAGTCATGATACACGCTCCATATTGCTTACTATCCTACAGAGATTCTACAGTGATAaagtgataataaatatatcccagggttgccagatcaaaCAGATAAAATCTCACACAGGCAGTGCTGAAGATTTGCTTGTTCTAAGAAAAACTATTAAATGAACCAACTGTGAacagaaacataaaataaataaacagaatataAGAACTCGAtgttgcagagacagagagagacacagagagacagacagacagacagacagaaagaggatGTGATGCAGCATACTTGAtgttaattagtttaaaaactAAGAAACGGTCCCTTGCGAGGACACTTTACCGCTCGTCAACACTCGTATTTGAGGACTGTGTGAACGTATACACACATGCGTGTAAGTGAATACTGAATAAAGCACAAGCTTAGAGCTCAGATGAAACTCCACCCCCAGTTTCAACTGATTAAATCTAAGCTTAATGAGAAATCTCTAAACAGAGCCATTTTAAACACACCTTtaacaacattaataataacGAGTGATGCAATACTTTTCCAGCTtagcttgttttgttttattcttaattAAGGAATGCTCTTTAAGATCATTTATATGAGCcccaatttataataataataataatataatgcatCTCTCATCATCATAACAATAACACAAATAATTAATGAAGGTTAAGGGTTTTATATTCTTTAGTCTGGTGAGTCACAACGATACAGAACATCAGAACTTTATTGTGCTTCCACACTTCTGTACGCTAAGTGGTCATGAGACTTGAACACTAACACTCCCGAGAGCACTGATATCAGATACACCGCCGAGGACAGAGCGGCTCTCAGGTGATCTGGATCGACACACAGATTCAAACAAATCAAAGCCAGACTAAAACACCAATACTACTAAAAAACTATAAACACCTGGGGCATAAGAGCGTGATATTTCTTTGAActgattaaatatttgaatCAATAAGCTTGATGATTTTCCTATATTTCTTATTCTGACAGAGATTCTGAACAGTaccagtcacacacacatggactgAAATCAAGTCCATTGATTTCTGAGCACTGAAATATCTGGTGTGATTCCATCACGCTCAGGTTTATTGTGCGATTTGTCTCGTTGCTTAAATGTCACGTCTTGTTCTTTCCCTGCTAACTTTCTGCTCCAGTAGGTGGCGCAGGTCTTGCAGCAACCACTCATAAACTCAAAGTGGGTCAAATGTGATTGGGTTTACCTCTACAccctatttttatatttttgtattatgctagggttttaattttttaattgttttgggaAACTGCGatacggtggtgtagtggttagcaccgtcgcctcacacctccagcgtcagggttcgattccgggccaggctcgattcctgtctctgtgtgctggagtttgcatgttctgcccgtgcttagtgggtttcctccgggtactccggttttctcccacagtccaaatacatgtaggttaggttgattggcgttcccaaattgcccatagtgtgtgtatgtttgtgttgcccgccgatggattggcaccctgtcccgtATGCCcttagcctcctgggataggctccaggtccccgcgagtGAGTGCTTTGGGGAACATATAAAACAGGCATTTATAGgcatatggaaaaaaaaacaaaaaaaaacacacacaaaatttaaGGTTATTTACAATTTACGTGTTCTCTAGGAACGTGAACCCCGCTAATTTCAGGGGtcaactgtatatataaatatcgaTTTTGTAGTcagtgtaaataataaaataaacaaccctttttaaaataatttttttcccccgagCTGTATATTTTCTGTAAAGTTTGTAAATCgtataagtatttatttatttgtatcaaATAATTTATGTGCTAAAAACATTTAGTCGaacatcctcttaatgagatCCGTGTGAGTTTGAGACACAGCCGGAGTTACGAAACGCTCCTGCACAGCGAACCGCGCAATAACGAAATCCTCCGCTCTCATGTCCTGCAGCTTTACCAGCTCacggtgtgtgtgcgtgcgtacgcgcacggaggtgtgtgtgtgtgtgtttatctgaaGAGGGGTGTTTTAGTTGTGCATATGGTGAGCATGCGTGTCtgtgtttatattttcatattttgcatgattttttttcctgtgtgtttatgtgcatttgtgcgtgtgtgtgtgtgtggtgctttGCCCCGACATGCCCAGACTGAGGTGTCTCTCATTATGGATTAACCCTtccttcaacacacacacacacacatacacatacacacacagagcagttaAGCAGATGTGTGTTAAGCAGTAACCCCacactggagcacctgggactcagctcatcactgcgtcagtggatctccaattttctgactggcagaccacaggcagtaaggatgggcggacatgtctcagcctctctcaccctcagcactggagccccccagggttgtgttctgagccccctgctgtactctctgtacacctatgactgcgtggccactaccaacgtcatcaagtttgctgatgtcaccgtcgtggtgggcctgatcacgaacaacaacgagatggcctacctagaggagattggaaatctggagaaatggtgccagaggaacaacctccttctaaacgtcagtaagacaaaggagctgatagtggactttagtacaaagcaggagaggaactaccagacccccccATAATctacaggagcccagtggagaaagtggacagcttccgatacctcggtgttcacatcacgcaggacctgtcatggtcctgtcacatcaacaccgtggtaaaaaaggcccggcagcgtctctaccacctcagatgcttgagagacttcagaaggtgccctctaaggtgctcaggaatttctactcctgcaccatagagagcatcctgacgggaaacatcacttCCTGGTTCGTGAACAGCACCATGccggacagacgagctctacagagggtggtgagatcGGCTGAGCTCCtcatctgcaccgagctccctgacctgcactcaatctacagcaagcggtgctggaccaaggccaggaagatagtgaaggacctcagccaccccaacaatggactgttctctctgttgcggtctgagaagcgattccgctccctgaaggccaacacagagagactgaagagaagcttcttcccacaggcgatacggtctctcaatcaatacaccacacaggagtaattaCCATCTTTTTGTAACTCCACTgcaaaaatcactttaaataagacactttacaaagtcactttttatgcatacttgcacaccacagccatttaaaaattctaaattagtttttgacaaattcctatttctattttcttttctatatttaaaatattaatattttgaccttaatattttaaggtcactagcagtcgtataagcatttcactgcatgtacgtgacggcgcacacacacacgtacgtacgtgacggctcacacacacgtacgtgacGGCTCAGACACACACGTACGTGAcggcgcacacacacgtacgtgacggctcagacacacacacacacacacgtacgtacgTGCcggctcagacacacacacacacacacgtacgtacgTGCcggctcagacacacacacacacacacgtacgtacgTGAcggctcagacacacacacacgtacgtacgTGAcggctcagacacacacacacacgtacgtacgTGAcggctcagacacacacacacacgtacgtacgTGAcggctcagacacacacacacgtacgtacgTGAcggctcagacacacacacgtacgtacgTACGTGAcggctcagacacacacacacgtacgtacgTACGTACGTGAcggctcagacacacacacacgtacgtacgTACGTACGTGAcggctcagacacacacacgcacgtgtACGTGAcggctctcacacacacacacacacgtgtacgtgacggctcacacacacacacacacgtgtacgtgacggctcacacacacacacacacgtgtacgtgacggctcacacacacacacacacgtgtacgtgacggctcacacacacacacacacgtgtacgtgacggctcacacacacacacacacgtgtacgtgacggctcacacacacacacacacgtgtacgtgacggctcacacacacacacacacacgtgtacgtgacggctcacacacacacgtgtacgtgacggctcacacacacacgtgtacgtgacggctcacacacacacgtgtacgtgacggctcacacacacgtgtacgtgacggctcacacacacacacacacacacacgtgtacgtgacggctcacacacacacacacgtacgtgacggctcagacacacacacacgtgtacgtgacggctcagacacacacacacacgtgtacgtgacggctcagacacacacacacgtacgtgacggctcagacacacacacacgtacgtgacggctcagacacacacacgggtaCGTGAcggctcagacacacacacacgtgtacgtgacggctaacacacacacacacacgtgtacgtgacggctcacacacacacacacacacgtgtacgtgacggctcacacacacacacacacgtgtacgtgacggctcacacacacacacacacacacgtacgtgacggctcagacacacacacacgtacgtgacggctcagacacacacacacgtgtacgtgacggctcacacacacacacacgtgtacgtgacggctcacacacacacacacgtgtacgtgacggctcacacacacacacgtgtacgtgacggctcacacacacacacgtgtacgtgacggctcacacacacacacgtgtacgtgacggctcacacacacacacacacgtgtacgtgacggctcacacacacacacacacgtgtacgtgacggctcacacacacacacacacgtgtacgtgacggctcacacacacacacacgtgtacgtgacggctcacacacacacacacacgtgtacgtgacggctacacacacacacacacgtgtacgtgacggctacacacacacacacacgtgtacgtgacggctcacacacacacacacacacacacacacacacgtgtacgtgacggctcacacacacacacacacacgtgtacgtgacggctcacacacacacacacacgtgtacgtgacggctcacacacacacacacacgtgtacgtgacggctacacacacacacacacgtgtacgtgacggctcacacacacacacacacgtgtacgtgacggctcacacacacacacacacgtgtacgtgacggctcacacacacacacacacgtgtacgtgacggctcacacacacacacacacgtgtacgtgacggctcacacacacacacacacgtgtacgtgacggctcacacacacacacacacacgtgtacgtgacggctcacacacacacacacacgtgtacgtgacggctcacacacacacacacacacgtgtacgtgacggctcacacacacacacacacacgtgtacgtgacggctcacacacacacgtacgtgacggctcacacacacgcgtacgtgacggctcacacacacacgtacgtacgtgacggctcacacacacacgtgtacgtgacggctcacacacacacgtcgtacgtgacggctcacacacacacgtgtacgtgacggctcacacacacacgtcgtacgtgacggctcacacacacacgtacgtacgtgacggctcacacacacacgtacgtacgTGACGGCTCAGACACACACGTACGTACGTGAcggctcagacacacacacacacacgtacgtacgTGAcggctcagacacacacacacacacgtacgtacgTGAcggctcagacacacacacacacacgtacgtacgTGAcggctcagacacacacacacacgtgtacgtgacggctcacacacacacacacacgtgtacgtgacggctcacacacacacacacacgtgtacgtgacggctcacacacacacacacacgtgtacgtgacggctcacacacacacacacacgtgtacgtgacggctcacacacacacacacacgtgtacgtgacggctcacacacacacgtacgtgacggctcacacacacacgtacgtgacggctcacacacacacgtacgtgacggctcacacacacacgtacgtgacggctcacacacacacgtacgtgacggctcacacacacacgtacgtacgtgacggctcacacacacacgtacgtacgtgacggct
Coding sequences:
- the dcun1d3 gene encoding DCN1-like protein 3, whose amino-acid sequence is MGQCVNKCKNPTSSLGSKSGEKDAGKSHGKKGSGGGGPKEEAKFPADVNGTKSPEVTTDTSTTTPLFDVRKEEPPQDGEGLSLARIEEMFLCYKDEHEDAILEEGMERFCNDLHVDPAEFRVLVLAWKFQAATMCKFTRNEFVEGCKAIRADSVQGICQRFSAMMDDCRSEENFKDLYRFTFQFGLDCGEGQRSLQRCIAIALWRLVFTLDTPPVLERWLHFLSENPCGVRGISRDTWNMFLNFTQSVGPDLSNYSEDEAWPSLFDSFVEWENDRSRRGQGQRETGGRVGSGSQSNTAEPTA